Proteins from one Primulina huaijiensis isolate GDHJ02 chromosome 18, ASM1229523v2, whole genome shotgun sequence genomic window:
- the LOC140965245 gene encoding probable 1-acyl-sn-glycerol-3-phosphate acyltransferase 4, with the protein MMEISKSLNSDKGLKHFPLTPFRIFRGLLCLAVYISTAFMFLVYFVPPAAVVARLFSVHYSRKLVTFLFGLWLGLWPFLFEKINKVKVIFSGEKAPLEKNVLIIANHRTEVDWMYLWNLALRKGCLGYIRYVLKSSLMKLPILGWGFHVFEFIPVERKWEVDEQVMRQMLSTFTNGQDPLWLVVFPEGTDFTDEKCRKSQKFAIENGLPVLKNVLLPKTRGLNTSLEILKGSLDAVYDITIAYKNNCPTFLDNVFGVDPSEVHMHLRRIPLEEIPSSESEIAAWLMDAFQLKDQLLTDFIVNGQFPNQGTEDELSTLGCMANCASVLGVTGIFTYLTFYSFLLFKVYVGLSCVYLAFATYFNVRPSPIFCFEERSNKKSL; encoded by the exons ATGATGGAAATTAGCAAGTCCCTCAATTCCGACAAAGGATTAAAGCATTTCCCTTTGACCCCTTTTAGGATTTTTAGGGGTCTTCTATGTTTAGCAGTTTACATTTCAACTGCGTTTATGTTCTTAGTTTATTTTGTGCCCCCGGCCGCTGTAGTCGCACGCCTATTTAGTGTACATTACAGTAGGAAATTAGTAACCTTCCTCTTTGGTCTTTGGCTTGGTCTGTGGCCATTCTTATTTGAAAAGATAAACAAGGTTAAAGTAATATTTTCGGGTGAGAAAGCTCCGTTAGAGAAGAATGTTTTGATTATAGCCAATCACAGAACTGAGGTAGACTGGATGTATCTGTGGAATCTAGCTCTGCGAAAAGGGTGCTTGGGCTACATCAGATATGTTCTCAAGAGCAGTTTGATGAAACTGCCAATCCTTGGCTGGGGATTTCACGTTTTCGAGTTCATTCCGGTGGAGAGAAAGTGGGAGGTTGATGAACAGGTGATGCGCCAAATGCTTTCTACATTTACCAATGGTCAGGATCCACTCTGGCTTGTAGTCTTTCCTGAAGGAACCGATTTTAC CGATGAGAAATGCAGAAAAAGTCAAAAGTTTGCTATTGAGAATGGATTACCAGTTCTGAAGAATGTGTTACTACCAAAGACAAGAGGTTTGAATACTTCCTTGGAGATCTTGAAGGGTTCTCTAGATGCAG TTTATGACATTACTATCGCGTACAAGAACAATTGTCCTACTTTCTTGGATAATGTGTTTGGCGTGGACCCTTCCGAGGTACACATGCACCTCCGACGGATCCCTCTGGAGGAAATCCCCTCTTCGGAATCAGAGATTGCTGCCTGGTTGATGGATGCGTTTCAACTCAAAGATCAGCTGCTCACTGATTTCATAGTTAATGGTCAATTTCCTAATCAAGGAACCGAAGATGAACTTTCGACACTCGGATGCATGGCCAACTGCGCATCAGTACTCGGTGTTACCGGTATCTTCACTTATCTCACCTTTTATTCGTTCCTTCTGTTTAAAGTCTATGTAGGATTATCTTGTGTTTACTTAGCTTTCGCTACTTATTTCAATGTTAGGCCATCtcctattttttgttttgaagaaaggTCAAATAAGAAATCATTGTAA